CCTTGTTTGCCCGCCTTGTAGGCGTTTTTCGGCACCGAGGGGATTAACGGGCCATAAACCAGGACAGATCGGACGTCTTGAGCAATTCTCTGGTCACGCCGCCCAAAACGCGCTGGGCAAGGGGACCGCGACTGTAAATTCCGGCGACAATCATGTCCGCGTTCTCCCGCTGTGCATGGCCGATGAGCTCGGCGCAGACGTCTTGCTCCGAATGCGAAAGGTGCAGGTGGCTTGCCGTCACATCATGCCGGCATAGATGTTCGGCAACCGCTTCGAGTTGTGCAACGGTTGTCTCGTTTCCAACCCCGACGACGGTCACCTTGTCAGCGCGCTTCAGGATAGGCAATGCGTCATGTAAAGCGCGACGTGCCTGCGGGCACCCTTTCCACGCCACAAGAACGCTGGAAAAGCGACCTGTCACTGAGGCGGAGCCTAGTCGTAAAACGGGCGCGCCAGATCCTAGCGCGAGATTTGCCGGCTCGGGCGCAACGTTACCATGGCCTTCGGCTGCGCTCGTGATCAGGAGATCGGCGGTCAAGAGATGCTCACCCAACACTGTGGTCGGATCACCGACTCCCGAACACCATTCAACGTTAATCGACGTATCCTCGAAAACGCGATCGAAGGCGGCGCGCGTGACGTATAGCGCCTCCTGCATCTGCCTCTCGGCGATGAGCCTGTTCCCGGCAAGCACATCTGCGGCAGTTGTGACCGGCCAAGCATAAGCGACGACGAACAGCCTTGCGTCAAATGCGATGGCCATTTCACGCGCCAGTTCAAGCGTCCGCGGAATGTCGTTTCTGGGGCAAGCATCAACGACAATGTCACGAAAACTCATGGAATTGACTCCTGTGCCAAAGTTTTTCTTGCCCGAAGATTCCCATGTTCCGACACGCATCAGTATGGAAATCTGTGTAACGGTCCCGCATTCTCGCTTCAGGCTTGGCATGCGTGTGGCCTGTCTCTGATCAGTGGTCGCTCAGCCTCATACTTCTTTCCGGTATGCGAGCAGCCTCAGCGCATTGAACACAACGAGCAGCGTCGATCCCTCATGGACAGCGACAGCGGCACCGATGCCAAGGCCCATGATCGTCAACGGAACTAGCAGCGCAACCACGCCGAGGCTCACGATCACATTCTGCAGGACCACGGCCCGTGCGGTCCGGCTCAGCCCCACCGCAAAAGGAAGATGAGAGAGATCATCGGCCATGAGCGCCACGTCCGCTGTCTCCAGGGCAACGTCGGAGCCGGCCGCGCCCATGGCGATGCCGACCGTCGCTGTCGCCATGGCGGGCGCGTCATTGACGCCATCGCCAACCATGGCGACTTTGCCTTCGGATCGGAGCTTCTTGATCGCCTCGACCTTGTCCTGCGGCATCAGATCGCCCCATGCCTCGTCTATGCCAACCTGACCGGCAATGGCCTCGGCAACCTTTTGATGGTCGCCAGATATCATGATCAGCCGCTTGATGCCGAGTTCGTGAAGGCGGGCGAGCGCGATCTTCGCGGCCTCGCGCGGCGTATCCATCAGCCCGATGGCGCCGATGTCGCGGTCGCCGCGCCGGACCACCATTGTCGTTCGGCCCCCCTCACGCAGCCTCGCGATAGTCTTCTGCATGGCATCCGACAGTGGCGCGATGCCCTCGGCCCCGAACATTTCCGCCTTGCCGATCAACACAGTTTCGCCACCGACGCGCGCCGACACACCACGTCCGGTCAGGCTGTCGAGGCCGTCCGCCTCCGGCACCGGCTTGCCGCCCAGCCGCTCGCGTCCATCCCGCGCAATGGCGCGGGCGAGCGGATGGTCGCTGAGGCTTTCCACGGCAACCGCGACCGCCAGCAATTCATTTTCGGTCACGCCATGAGCCGGCACGATATCGGTGATCCGCGGGGTTCCGGACGTCAGCGTGCCGGTCTTGTCGAAGGCAATCGCGGTCAGGGATCCCAGATTTTCCAGCGGAGCGCCGCCCTTGACCAGCACACCGCCGCGCGCGGCCCGCGCGACGCCGGAGAGAACCGCGCTCGGGGTTGCGATCGCAAGCGCGCAGGGGCTGGCGGCGACCAGAACCGCCATGGCGCGATAAAAGGTGTCGCGGAACGGTTCGTCGATCACCAGTCCGGCGAACAGTAAAATGACCGCCAACGCCAGTACCACCGGCACGAAGATATGCTCGAATTTGTCGGTGAAGCGCTGCGTCGGCGATTTTTGGGTCTCGGCCTCGCTGACCATCTTCACGACCTTTGCGAGGGTCGTGTCGGAAGACTTGCGCGTAACTTCGATCTCGATAGCGCCATTGCCGTTGATGGTGCCCGCGAAGACGCGGTGGGCCGCATTGACCTTGTCGGGATTGGCCCGCGCCGCGTCCGCATCGCTCACCGGCCGCTTGTCCACGGGGATGCTTTCGCCGGTGACCGGCGCCTGATTGACGCTGCTGACGCCCTTGATCAGGAAACCGTCAGCGGGTAGCCGCAAATCCGGCTTGACGATCACGATGTCGCCGACGGCGAGATCCTCTACCGGTACCTCTCGCAATTCGCCGTCGCGCCGTACCAGTGCGGTCCTTGGCGCGAGCTTCGCCAGAGCCTCGATTGCCTGCTTCGCGCGTCCCATGGCGTAGTGCTCAAGGGCATGACCAAGGCTGAACAGGAACAACAGCAGAGCCCCCTCCGCCCAGGCACCAAGGACAGCGGCGCCGGCCGCCGCCACCAGCATCAGGGTGTCGATCTCAAACTTCTTCAGGCGCAGGTTCTCTATCGCCTCACGCAAGGTGAAGAGACCGCCAAAGAAATAGGCACCGAGATAACAGGCGAAGGGTAGCCAGGCCGGGACCGTCAGAAGCTTCCCGATGAGATAGCCCCCGGCGAGCAGAGCACCACAAAGCAAGGAAAAGATCAGCTCGGTGTTCGCTCCGAATGCGCCGCCTTCGTGATCATGACCGGCATGCTCATCCGCCCGGGAATCCCTTTCCGGCCTTGCGCCGCCGGTTTGCAACTTGTCGAGTTTGCCCTTGAGTGTCGCCTCGGATGTGGCTGATCTATCGAACTCCACGCGCACGGTGCCGGTGGCGCTCGCTTCAGCCTCTATCACGCCGTCGAGCGTTCTCAGCCGTTCGGCAATGGACCGCGCTCGCCGCTGGTGCGGAATATCAAGCTGCCAGACCGCGTGCCCATACCGTTCCGAGATCCTGGCGCCCGCGGCGGCGATCAGGTCGCGGATACGCGGCAGCGGCAGGATGTCAGGATCGTAATGTATGCAAAGCCGCGCCGGTTCGCCGTCCACGCCCGCCACGACATGCGCGTCTTCCACTCCTTCCTTCCCCGCAATCTGCTCAATCAGGATCTGGACGCAGGCGTCGGCGGCGGTGTTGACCTCCGGCAACAGGATCGGAATGTCCAGGCGAAGTTTCTCGGTCATGCTTGCCTATCCTCTTGCCAGCGCGGGTTCGGGTTCTTAGAAGCAGGTCCAATGTGATTCAATCGACCATTGTTGATCCAGACGAGCCAGGCGATTGATTTTCTTTGGCGCAATTCTACTTAAGTGTGGATGAGCGCCAGAATGTATTGTTTTAGAAAGGTTTGGGCCATAGCGTTGTCTCTCCGCTTACGGAGGGGCCCATGGACGCCGTCCGGTTCGAACGCCTGAAGGCGCGAGTTGCGAGAGAACTGACGCCCGAGCAGTGCGTCGAGCTCGGGGAGGTGGTCCAGGCCGCCGCCGCATCGCGGCTGGCCGATGTCGCGCTTGCGCGCCGTTCGGCGGCCGTGAGCAGCCGACGCGGATGTCCGCATTGCGGTCATGACGACATCGTGAAACACGGCCGCGATCGCGGAGGCAGGCAGCGATTTCGCTGCCGCCGGAGCGGCTCATCCGGCTGCGGCCAAACCTTCAACGCCCTCACCGGCACCGCCTTCACCCGTATGCGCAAGCCGGAGAAGTGGGCTGCCTACGCCCGCATGATGGCCACCGGCTTCAAGTCGGTCGACGACGTGAAGACGAGCGGGCTTGGCATCTCGCGGCTGACCGCCTGGCGCTGGCGTCATCGCCTCTTGCGCGCCCAGGCGCTGCGGCAGGCCGAACGGGTGGGAGGCGTCATCGAGGCCGATGAAACCTACTTTTTGAGTTCCTACAAGGGACACCGGGGCTGGCAGAACGGGAATCCGCCGGAGAACCGCCCGCCGCGCTACCGCGGAGGCCCGGCCATCAACAGGGGACTCTCCAGCGAGCAAATCCCCGTGCTCACGGCGCTCGACAACGCCGGCGGCATCATCGAGGAAGTGCTGCCAAACCGCGCCGCCATCGCTCCCGCGCTTCAGGGGCGTATCGCGCCGGGCTCCGTTCTCTGCTCCGACGGGCACAAGGCCTATGTCAGCGCAGCGGTGAAAGCGGGCTCGGAACATCGCCGCATCATGACCCCGAAGAAGACGCAGGCAACGAAGGCCGTTGGCGGAAAACCTCGCCGCCCCGGACGGCTCGGGCTCGGTCATGTGAATGCCCATCACGAGCGCACGAAGACCTTCGTCAACCGGCAGGTGCGCGGCGTCTCGACCCGGCATCTTCCGTTCTATCTCGGCTGGCTTCGGGCGCTCCGGAGGCCCGACTTCTCGCCGGAGGCCCTCATCGATGAGGCGTTATCCACACTTAAGTAGAATTGCGCCTTTTCTTTTCATTCCGGATCCTCGGAGAAGCGTCGAAAGATGCCCCCCGGCCGGGACACGGAAGC
Above is a window of Parvibaculum lavamentivorans DS-1 DNA encoding:
- a CDS encoding heavy metal translocating P-type ATPase; translation: MTEKLRLDIPILLPEVNTAADACVQILIEQIAGKEGVEDAHVVAGVDGEPARLCIHYDPDILPLPRIRDLIAAAGARISERYGHAVWQLDIPHQRRARSIAERLRTLDGVIEAEASATGTVRVEFDRSATSEATLKGKLDKLQTGGARPERDSRADEHAGHDHEGGAFGANTELIFSLLCGALLAGGYLIGKLLTVPAWLPFACYLGAYFFGGLFTLREAIENLRLKKFEIDTLMLVAAAGAAVLGAWAEGALLLFLFSLGHALEHYAMGRAKQAIEALAKLAPRTALVRRDGELREVPVEDLAVGDIVIVKPDLRLPADGFLIKGVSSVNQAPVTGESIPVDKRPVSDADAARANPDKVNAAHRVFAGTINGNGAIEIEVTRKSSDTTLAKVVKMVSEAETQKSPTQRFTDKFEHIFVPVVLALAVILLFAGLVIDEPFRDTFYRAMAVLVAASPCALAIATPSAVLSGVARAARGGVLVKGGAPLENLGSLTAIAFDKTGTLTSGTPRITDIVPAHGVTENELLAVAVAVESLSDHPLARAIARDGRERLGGKPVPEADGLDSLTGRGVSARVGGETVLIGKAEMFGAEGIAPLSDAMQKTIARLREGGRTTMVVRRGDRDIGAIGLMDTPREAAKIALARLHELGIKRLIMISGDHQKVAEAIAGQVGIDEAWGDLMPQDKVEAIKKLRSEGKVAMVGDGVNDAPAMATATVGIAMGAAGSDVALETADVALMADDLSHLPFAVGLSRTARAVVLQNVIVSLGVVALLVPLTIMGLGIGAAVAVHEGSTLLVVFNALRLLAYRKEV
- a CDS encoding universal stress protein, which produces MSFRDIVVDACPRNDIPRTLELAREMAIAFDARLFVVAYAWPVTTAADVLAGNRLIAERQMQEALYVTRAAFDRVFEDTSINVEWCSGVGDPTTVLGEHLLTADLLITSAAEGHGNVAPEPANLALGSGAPVLRLGSASVTGRFSSVLVAWKGCPQARRALHDALPILKRADKVTVVGVGNETTVAQLEAVAEHLCRHDVTASHLHLSHSEQDVCAELIGHAQRENADMIVAGIYSRGPLAQRVLGGVTRELLKTSDLSWFMAR
- a CDS encoding IS1595-like element ISPla1 family transposase, with the protein product MDAVRFERLKARVARELTPEQCVELGEVVQAAAASRLADVALARRSAAVSSRRGCPHCGHDDIVKHGRDRGGRQRFRCRRSGSSGCGQTFNALTGTAFTRMRKPEKWAAYARMMATGFKSVDDVKTSGLGISRLTAWRWRHRLLRAQALRQAERVGGVIEADETYFLSSYKGHRGWQNGNPPENRPPRYRGGPAINRGLSSEQIPVLTALDNAGGIIEEVLPNRAAIAPALQGRIAPGSVLCSDGHKAYVSAAVKAGSEHRRIMTPKKTQATKAVGGKPRRPGRLGLGHVNAHHERTKTFVNRQVRGVSTRHLPFYLGWLRALRRPDFSPEALIDEALSTLK